One Pleurocapsa sp. PCC 7327 DNA segment encodes these proteins:
- a CDS encoding CPBP family intramembrane glutamic endopeptidase, with protein sequence MTFNLTRIISYPAPARLGVFILALLSIWLPLAIPIYSLLKSDPNLAKILTMGLMFIAFIILLRFWSQKVYQDSHWLKRYGLVGTRQNGIDLLNGLSIGLLFTLGLFVLEAILGWVIFKPPSAFLLRIVAEGLVSALGIGLAEELLFRGWFLDELERDYAPNTVLWANALIFALLHFLKPIEEIIRTFPTFPALILLGLTLVWAKRSGSQRLGICIGIHAGLVWGYYILNVGQVLQYTGKVSPWITGIDNNPIAGAMGIFFLGILAVWMRRRAVISGKTKPPVDT encoded by the coding sequence TTGACTTTTAACTTAACTCGTATTATCTCTTACCCAGCACCAGCAAGGCTGGGGGTTTTTATCTTAGCCTTGCTGTCAATCTGGCTTCCTTTAGCGATTCCTATTTATAGTCTCCTAAAAAGCGACCCCAATTTAGCCAAAATTCTGACGATGGGGTTGATGTTTATTGCATTTATAATTTTGCTTCGCTTCTGGAGTCAAAAAGTTTACCAAGACTCCCATTGGCTGAAACGTTACGGGTTAGTTGGGACGAGACAAAATGGTATCGATCTCCTCAATGGTTTGAGTATTGGTTTATTATTTACGCTAGGTTTATTTGTTTTAGAAGCCATTCTCGGCTGGGTTATTTTTAAACCTCCTTCAGCATTCTTATTGAGGATTGTGGCTGAAGGTTTAGTAAGTGCTTTGGGAATTGGTTTAGCTGAAGAATTATTATTTCGAGGATGGTTTTTGGATGAGTTAGAGCGAGATTATGCTCCCAATACCGTTCTCTGGGCAAATGCATTGATTTTTGCGCTGCTACACTTTCTCAAACCTATCGAAGAAATTATTCGGACTTTTCCAACTTTTCCTGCTTTAATTTTATTGGGATTGACGTTAGTTTGGGCAAAACGTTCTGGCTCTCAACGGTTGGGAATCTGTATCGGCATCCATGCTGGTTTAGTCTGGGGATATTATATTCTTAATGTCGGTCAAGTGTTGCAATATACAGGGAAAGTCTCTCCTTGGATAACGGGGATAGATAATAATCCGATTGCGGGTGCAATGGGGATATTTTTCTTAGGGATTTTAGCAGTTTGGATGAGGAGGAGAGCAGTAATCAGTGGAAAAACCAAGCCTCCTGTAGATACTTGA
- the clpS gene encoding ATP-dependent Clp protease adapter ClpS, whose translation MSTEVLEKRSTSTVRKPAPRYRVLLHNDDFNTMEYVVQTLMKTVAGMTQPQAVNIMMEAHTNGVALVITCALEPAEFYCETLKNHGLSSTIEPDE comes from the coding sequence GTGTCTACCGAAGTTCTGGAAAAGCGTTCTACCTCAACAGTTCGTAAACCAGCTCCTCGCTATCGCGTCCTACTCCACAATGATGATTTCAATACGATGGAGTATGTCGTACAAACCCTCATGAAGACAGTGGCAGGAATGACCCAGCCTCAAGCTGTCAATATTATGATGGAAGCGCATACCAATGGCGTTGCCTTGGTCATTACCTGTGCATTGGAACCCGCCGAGTTCTATTGCGAGACGTTGAAAAATCATGGCTTGAGCAGTACTATCGAACCAGATGAGTAA